The following is a genomic window from Terriglobales bacterium.
TTCTCGCCGAAACTGCGGAGCGAGCCCGGGAGATCGATGTCAAGCGCGCGGAGGAAGCCAAACAGCGCGCTGAACAGCATCTCTGCAGCGCCGATCCGGAGACCGACTACGAGCGCGCCATGAATGCCCTCCGCCGCGCCGAGGCGCGCCTGGATGCAGCGCAAAAGAGCTCCTGAGCTCATTGAACAAAGATTTTCCTGACTGTCTCAACCCTTGTTTTCTCATCACCAGCCGCCGCAGGCGCGCGAGCGATCAGCATTCTCCTCCCACAGCAACTGAGAACTCTTCCGATCCGCTCAAGCAAAACGCAAGGTCGTGCAATCCCATGTCACCGCTGACCCGTCTCTCTCCCTGGCGCCTCCACATCTTCCGTGTACACTCGCGGCTCTCCCAGGCTGCCCTTGGGCGGCAGATGGCGGATGTACGCCACCAGCGACCAGATCTCGTCGTCGTTCAGAATGCCATTTGAGGCCGGCATCCCCGAGGGCGAAATCCCATTCTTGATGATCCAATGCAGCTGGCCGTCAGTGTACTTCTGCACGCTGGGCGAGTTCAGCGGCGGCACCGGAGGCGACATATTCTCAGCAAACGGAACACCCGTGTTCTGTCCATCGAGCCCATGGCATGCCAGGCAATAGTGGGAGAAGTTCTTGCGTCCCGTCTCGATCGTCTCCGCCGATGCCGGCAGCGGATTGTGATCCGATTTCCCGCCGACAGTTACGCGCCGCTTGAGCTGGGTCATGAGCGAGGTCTCCAGCGAGCCCAGTGGGGCGGCCTTGCAACCGGCCGCTGACATCAGGAGAGTGAATGCCAGCGGCAGACCCAGCAGTTGCATGGCCGCCCCGCGTTGGTAAAGATTGCGAGCCACCGGCTACTCCACCACGATCGTCATGTTCATGTTGCCGTGACCCGACCCGCAGAAGTGGTCGCAAATGGTGGTGAATGAGCCCGCGACCTGCGGCGTCAATGTGATCTCCGTCGTCTGTCCCGCCGGGATGAGCTCGTCAATCTTCAGCGGCTTGGAAAAGAAGCCGTGGGTCACGTCTTCACTCCTGAGCCGCAACTTGACCGTTTCGCCCTTCTTCAAGGTGATCTGGTTAGGAGTGAAAGAAAAGCGCTTGGCAGTGATGTCGATTACGCGCGGCGAATCCTCCGCCCGCACTGCCGGCACCACGGTCAGCATCAATACCGCGCCGGCGAGAAGCAGATGAACTGCAACAATCACCAGCATCGTTCTTTTTTGGTTTCGAACTTTAATCGTGTACATAATTTCGTTCCTTCCTACAGAGAGGGATTTTTCAGAATTTGTGAGACCCCATTAAGCCCGGAGTATTCGCGGATAGTGAGCTCCACGTCTTTCACCACCAGCTCCGCGCTTGGGGGACGAGCCTCCACCTGGCGAATGCCCAGATTCTTGAAGGGATGGTCCTTGTCGAACGGGATGGGTTTCTTCTGCGCCACTTTCTCCGGATCGGGAAACGCAAAGATCAGAGATCGGGCTGCGTAGTGCGTGGCGTGGGCTTCGTGATGCTCGTGATCGCGATGGATGTGACCATAGAGCACGGTAACGTTTTCATAAGGCGCGAGCACGTTCATGACGTCATCGCCATCGCTGGTGAACCACTCCCACTCGGGTTTCAGATCGAATAGAGGACGATGGGTAAAAACCACGATTGGGGCGGTCTTCGGGAAGCGAGCCAGGTCCTGCTTCAACCACGCCAGTTGCTCGGGCCCGACCTCAGGCTTGGCGCGCGAAACGTTGTCCAGAGCGATGAAGTGCATGCCGCGGTGATCAAACGAGTAGTGGGTTTCGCCAAAGACGCTGCGAAACAATTGGGCGCCATCTAAGCCGGCATCGTGCTCCCCCGGAACGCATTTGAGTTTTCCGGTCTTGACTGTGGAGGCAATCTGCTGGAATTTTTGCATGCGTTTGGCGTGCTCGCCGGGATCTTCTGAGTCATGGGTAAGATCGCCCGTAAACAACACCAGGTCTGGAGGTGTGGGCAGGCTGTTTACCAGGGCTACGGCTTCCTCAAAGGCTTTGGTGCCCAGCGGGTCAGGTGGCCCGCTGAAGCCTACGTGAGCATCGCTGAGCTGAACGAAGGAGAATGGCGTCACCCGCTCGCCATTCTTTCGCCCCAGCTCGTCAAAGACTTCGGCTGCTTCACTGTTGGTCCCGAACAGGGGCAGACATCTATAGAGCGTGCCGATGCCAATCGACATCCCCGTGAGCTTCAGAAACGACCTGCGATCTACTTCTTTCATACTCATCTGGTCTCTCCTATCGCGTCGCGCTGCACGGTTGAGAACCAGCCGCAGGCAGCTTTATTCCCCGCCTCAGCTCAAAAAACTTCTACAAATTTTGGGAACAAAAATGCCGATGTCCGGTTTAGTCTTGGTGAGTCTTGTCGGCAGCGGACCGCAACACCGGATTGTTCGAGGAGCTGGCTATGCCACTCTTCGACTCGCTCTACAATTTTGCGCAGTGGCTGACACAGGACCGCGCCGAAGCGGAAGAGTTGGTCCAGGAGACGTTTGCCAAGGCGCTTAAGGGCTTCTCTTCTTTCCAGATGGGAACCAACTTTCGCGCTTGGATATTCCGCATCCTGCGCAACACGTTTCTAACTTCCCGCACCGGATTGAAAGCGAAGATGACGGTGCCGCTGGAGGATGAAGAGGGAGGGCCGGAGCTGGCCATCAGCCGCGAAACCCCGGAGTCGCTGCTGCTGGGCGCAATCGACCATGAGCGTTTGCAGGAGGCGATCGCGCTGCTGCCCGTGGCCTTCCGCGAGGTGCTGCTGCTGAGCGATGTGGAGGAGATGTCGTATCGTGAGATTGCCGACACACTTGCTATCCCCATTGGCACCGTAATGTCGCGGCTTTCGCGGGCACGAACCGCGGTCAGAAATGCACTAAGTGGCAGCGGTCCAAAAGCTGTTCCCGAGACCAAGCCGCGGACAGGAACGGGGTAGGAACCCTATGCAGACGGAATGTGAGACCTGGCAATCCAAGATCGATCCGTATATCGATGCGGAGCTTTCCGAGAAGGAAGAGGCGGCGCTCAGCGAACACCTGAAGAGTTGCCCTGCGTGTTCGGGAGAAGCCCTGGGCCGGATGCGCCTGAAGCAGGCCAACCAGATCGTCGGCCGGCGCTACCGGCCGGAGCCGG
Proteins encoded in this region:
- a CDS encoding cytochrome c translates to MARNLYQRGAAMQLLGLPLAFTLLMSAAGCKAAPLGSLETSLMTQLKRRVTVGGKSDHNPLPASAETIETGRKNFSHYCLACHGLDGQNTGVPFAENMSPPVPPLNSPSVQKYTDGQLHWIIKNGISPSGMPASNGILNDDEIWSLVAYIRHLPPKGSLGEPRVYTEDVEAPGRETGQR
- a CDS encoding cupredoxin domain-containing protein, which encodes MYTIKVRNQKRTMLVIVAVHLLLAGAVLMLTVVPAVRAEDSPRVIDITAKRFSFTPNQITLKKGETVKLRLRSEDVTHGFFSKPLKIDELIPAGQTTEITLTPQVAGSFTTICDHFCGSGHGNMNMTIVVE
- a CDS encoding metallophosphoesterase, which encodes MSMKEVDRRSFLKLTGMSIGIGTLYRCLPLFGTNSEAAEVFDELGRKNGERVTPFSFVQLSDAHVGFSGPPDPLGTKAFEEAVALVNSLPTPPDLVLFTGDLTHDSEDPGEHAKRMQKFQQIASTVKTGKLKCVPGEHDAGLDGAQLFRSVFGETHYSFDHRGMHFIALDNVSRAKPEVGPEQLAWLKQDLARFPKTAPIVVFTHRPLFDLKPEWEWFTSDGDDVMNVLAPYENVTVLYGHIHRDHEHHEAHATHYAARSLIFAFPDPEKVAQKKPIPFDKDHPFKNLGIRQVEARPPSAELVVKDVELTIREYSGLNGVSQILKNPSL
- a CDS encoding sigma-70 family RNA polymerase sigma factor, which gives rise to MPLFDSLYNFAQWLTQDRAEAEELVQETFAKALKGFSSFQMGTNFRAWIFRILRNTFLTSRTGLKAKMTVPLEDEEGGPELAISRETPESLLLGAIDHERLQEAIALLPVAFREVLLLSDVEEMSYREIADTLAIPIGTVMSRLSRARTAVRNALSGSGPKAVPETKPRTGTG